The sequence aaaatcatcaCTTAAATGATTTGTTTCTCTAAATTATCATCTCAAGACCCCTCAGATCGATTTGTGATCCTTCAGGAGGGGcccgttttgtttgttttttaagcaTACAGCAGATGTATTCTACTCTCTGTTCATTTTAGACAGGACAGTTAATGAAGTGAAGAGCTGCTGGAGTCCATGCGCGATAAAGATGGTCCCACTGGTCAAaccagtgctgctgctgcttttatgcCACAGCGTTTGGACCCTGGACATCCCTCTGGAGGGTGAGTTTGTAATTTGATGAAGTTTCTATTATCCTGAGATGTCATTCCTAAGATTGATTTCTCTGCCGGCAGTCAGACAGCCCCCAACCATCATAAAGCAGTCAATGAAGGAGCATATTGTTGACCCCAAAGACACCATGGTCATAGAATGTGAAGCCAAAGGGAACCCTCATCCCATGTAAGAGCTGATGTCATCTGATGTTAAACCTGACATCGATGTCTGCAAAACAAGCGCGTCCTCACTTTCTGCTCATTCATAGTTTCTCCTGGAGGCGTAATGGGAAGTATTACAACGTGGCACGTGATCCTCAAGCGTCGATGCGCCGGCGCTCAGGGACGCTGGATATATACGCCTGGAACATCCCAGAACAGTACGAGGCGGAGTATCAGTGCATCGCCTCCAATGAGTACGGATCTGCCTATTCCAACAAGATCAGGCTGCGACTATACAGTAAGGAGGATCACGGTGACTTCAGTGTGCGTTCCAGAACTCCGCTGATTCAATGCTGAGAAAAGTGTCTCACTGCTGTGCTTCTAAAACCATACAACAATCAAACTTTGGCTGAGAATGTAGATGTTATGAGAATTAATTCACTGTTGGTCAGATTTATTGACAACGTAAATACGTAGATTTaggaatactttattgatcccaagCTGGGGAATATACCcgatctaaaaaaacaaaaaacacagacaagacCAGAAATATAAGCCCAAACAGAATTAATTCTTGTGATGGTAAATTGTACAGGAACGTGCAGGTTCTTGTTGTGTGGTGGATGAAAGTGTGGCGCCTATGGGATGATGCATCTGGTAGCTCTTCTTGGAACCAGtatcatcatcaaacaatgcAGGAGCTCCTGTGTGGCCGAGGGAGATCCTGGAGCCTGTGGTGGTCAGCATTGGTCTGCCTTTGGTGTTGTCCTGCGACCCTCCACCTGGCCCGCCTAAACCCGAGACCTACTGGATGTCCAGCTGTAAGCGTTAAAGTCACattctatatatatttagatcAATAAGCTTGAACGAGGAGGCGCCTTGTGATTGTCTAACCCCAATCAGCTGTGCGCTccttttgcttcttcttttcagGCTCCTATGCGAGACCCTTTAACTGGCCCATCCAGACGGCTGTTCCCACCATGCAGCCTGTGCGGCAGGACCGCCGGGTCTCCATGGGGGTGAACGGTGACCTGTACTTTTCTCACGTCCTGTTCAACGACTCCTTTACTGATTACTGCTGCAACGCCCGCTTCCCCTACAAGAACATTATCCAGCAGAAGATGCCTGTGGTTGTTAAAGTTCTCACAAGTGAGCGCTCGTGTGTTCACGGTGCACCCGGTGCAGAAACCATCGGATCTCTTGTGCTATGTGTCGTCTCCCAATGGAAATAAATTGGAAATGTGTAAATGATGCATACGGGCATATACTTGTGCATTTACACTCATATTCTCTGCTCTGTGTACCTATATTAACTACATATTAGGATATATATGAGGAACAAATTGtcaaatgtctgttttttgcTTTAACCCCACATCGCGTTTGCCAAATCAAAAATCtgctgcattcttttttttattattccagaCCCTAAAAAAGACTCACAAACCAGGTTTTTCTTTCCCATTGCCTGAGGCCCAGTGTGACCGTGCTGTATGTTTCTTCTGCAGTTCGTACCTTGGCCGAGGCTGCCCCCACCTGGCTGTCTCCCACTGGCTCAACCAGTTCCGTAGAGGGCCTGCTGGGGGAGGAGCTTCTCCTGGAGTGTATCGCTGCAGGAGTGTGGGTTGGCATCCTAAatctaaatgcttttttttttttttcctcaacaaAACATGGATTTTAACTTGTTCATCATCACCAAGGCCGACTCCTCATATCACGTGGACCAAGGATGGTGCGGACTTGATGGTGAGGTCACAGATGAAGGTCAAGCATTTCAACAAGATGATTCAAATCCCCAAAGCCTCACTCGACGATGCAGGTGAATACACCTGCGCTGCTACCAATAAGATAGGATACATTGAGCACACGATAGCCGTCAGGGTCAAAGGTGAGACATCCTCTTAGGATCATGCTGCCTAGACTTACTGCACAATATGGCGGAATAAACTAATAagctcattaatatttcacagcGGCTCCTTTCTGGTTGGAAAAGCCCACCGATTTAGTATTGGCCCCGGAGGAAAATGGACGCTTGGCATGCCGTTCTGATGGTATTCCTCGACCCACAGTAACCTGGTTCATCAACGGGGAAACAATTGAAGGTACGTTCTTTGCCTATTAGCGATGACATAAATAAGGTAGAcccaacagtgcagagtgatggagaaagtgaaaaggaagtgaagaatggtgtgcaggcaggctggaccgggtggaggaaagtatcaggtgtgctctgtgataggagagtgtcagcgaggatgaagggaaaggtctgcaagacagtggtgaggccagccatgatggaggatgatgcaaagcacagggtgaagtggagaaggttgatttgctgtggcgtcccctgcagggacaagccggaagtacagtagtagtgaTGGAAATAAAGCTAAATCTACACGATATCAAACCCTGCTGTCTCCATCTATTTTTCCACAGCTGCAACATCACAGCCAAACAGAGAGGTATCGGGAGACTCTCTGACTTTACGCAGTGTGACCGCTCTGAATAACGCCGTCTACCAGTGCAATGCTTCCAACCAGTATGGGTACTTACTGGCCAATGCTTTTGTCAACGTGCTACGTAAGTTACAGATACTTTTGCCATAACTTTGGACAATCCTGCATGATAAATCTGAACGACACCTAATCCTACACTGGAAATAGCCTCAGCGTACTATAATGCAACCATAATGCCAAGtgataatatatattttcattaaattatcataataatataatttcatttgcagcacggtggcacaccggtgcctcacagcgagaaggtcgcaggttaaaatccgacttgcggcctttctgtgaggagcttgcatgttctccccgcgtgggttctccccaggttctccgggttcctccctcCGCTAAAAACATGCcacttaggtccaggtcattattgaaaaagagaattaattctcaattaacttacccgGTTACATAAAggttaaatacaaaatacaataaatagcAACTCTCTGTGTTGTGCCAGCATCACAAACTACCAGCTACTCACTGAGAACACTGAGGGGGCACTTGGGAACCGGGGTAATGGGGTACATCAAGCATATAAATGAAGCATTTCATGAAAgaattcattaattattatcGTTTCTTTTCTCTAGATGCAACTCCACGTATTCTCTGGCCCAGGAACGAACTGATGAAGGTTACAGAGGGCAGTCATACTTTCTTAGATTGCCACTACTTTGGTTCCCCGGTGCCTGAATTACGATGGTGAGAACAAGCTGTAGGTCATGCGAGTGCGGTGAGAAAGTTCAGACGTAACCCCCGGTGCGTATGTTTGTGGTTCGGATCCCACAGGTCTAAATACGGACAGGGGAATCTTGAAGGAAGCCGATTTAAGACGCACCGTAACGGGACTCTGGAGATTAGAAGCATACGGCTAGAGGACGAGGGCACTTACCTGTGTGTGGTCAGTAATGTCGCGGGAAGAGACGAGAGCCAAGTTCGagtagaggtcaaaggtgagggTCACATTTTTTAGGGACGTGAACGCTTTTTGATCGCATTGCCAGCAATTGTCGCTATTTCTCTCAGAGCCAACTTTAATTGTCACAAGACCGAAGGATCTGAAAGTCATGCGCGGGGAAGACATCGTCTTTGAATGCGGCGTGAAAGCAGATCCCACATCTACTGTCACGACAACCTGGATGAAAGGCAATAAGCAGGTCCCTCTGGGCTGGAGGTGCATCTCTTTTATTGATTAGCGCTCCAAACGTGACATCAACGCATTGCTGGCGAACATCTTTATCTTATGACTTGTATGCAAACCGCAGAATCTCTCTGGACGAATCAAATCTCCTCATCACCAATGTGAACAGGGGCGATGAAGGTAGTTACACCTGCGTCATCAAGAACGAACTGGAACAGAAGTCTGCCTCGGCTCGCTTAATGGTGATGGGTATGACACGTTTAATATCATCCTCATTTCATCGACCATAAAGAATGTATCATTACGGGATCATTACGGGATATTCCCTCAAGTACCGTTCTCCACACCTGTTTTGTGCATAGACCGCCCAAATCCACCCACTGACCTGGAGTTGTCAGATCCATACGAACGTAGTGTCAGACTAAGTTGGGTCCCTGGAGGCAGCAACCACAATCCGATAACAGGTAGGTTTCGGATGAATAGATTTTGCATTATTTTGCGGCCTGACTGAATCGTTTCATTCCATTAATGCTCTGTTACAGATTACTTGGTGCAGTACGATGATGACGACTGGTTGCCTGGGAAATGGAAAAACCTGTCAATGCACCCGGGGAACCTGAACTCTGTTGTTCTGCATCTTTCACCTTTCACCTACTACCAGTTCCGCGTCATCGCTATCAATGAAATTGGAATGAGTCGCCCTAGTCGTCCATCCATGCGCTTCCAGAGCAGCGGTGCACGTGTGTTCGATACTCCTAAAATGCATTATTGTTGTCAGAGACAGTTCGCACGCTAGCAAACTATAGGTTATTTGACAGTGAATTGGTCTTCCTGTCAAATGTTTATGTTAATGGTTCCTTTGGCAAGAATGTGAGTGAGCAAACTGAAAAGCTGACCTCTTGCTTTTAAGCCTATTCAAATTTTATAACTGTATTGGTTTTCCTGTACAGCACCAGACGTCATCCCAAAGAACGTAAAGGGCGTGGGTACATGGAGGAATAACATGGAAATCAGCTGGGAGGTAACAGAGTTATAAAATACTCACTGGAATTGGTCCCTTTAATcttgattattaaatatatttgcCTTCTATACCATGATGAAATCAAACCATGCTTGTAAATTATGTTTTCAGCCTCTAACCTACAGGGAGTGGAATGGGCCCCACCTGAAATACCTGGTGTGGTGGAGACGAAGAGATTCCCGGGAAGAGTGGAAGAATGCAACAACTAAATGGCTGAAATACTACATCTACGACGCAGATACCTTCACCCCATATGAGCTCAAAGTGCAAGCTGTCAACGACTTCGGCCTGGGTCCAGAGTCTCCCGTTGTTATTGGATACTCAGGGGAAGACCGTAAATACTAAAATCCTTTAGAAGACGCAGATATATATACATGAATGATGTGATTCTGATTGAAACATTATATTTGTATTCACAAGTGGTTAGTCCACTGATAGAAAAGACATTCCGTGTTTTCTCAGGTCCCTTGACTGCACCCCTGAACCTGAGAGTGTCCGACATCGAGAGCACTCAGGTGACCGTCCATTGGGACTCGGTGACTCGCAATACTATTATGGGAGAGCTGAAAGAATACAAGGTTTGTCTATTTGGAATCACATATCAGATAATGATGGGACTATACCTCACTTTTAAGTTTTGTTGTGACTACAGGTATATGCTTGACAGAAAGCGAACTAAGTTTTAACTATTAAAGTTTCACGCTATACAGATGCACTAGACAACTGACATAATGAGGAAAAGTTCAATTTCCCACTCACTATAGTTGTAACAATAACTTATCATACTACAGATCAAGAGCCAAACAAGAGAGTTCAATAGAACGCCTCCAGAGAAACCATGCCTCATATGATACCACTGTCACCAATCAATTGAAACGTTCTTATGTTGCAGACAAAGAAAGGATGATCAAGAATCCATTcagaaattatttaaaattttaataCTATGATTTTTGATGTTGAAAAGAAATTCCCTGACTGATACGTCACAACTCTGAAAAACTCCATGCATCTTGACAAATGTGTTGGTCTACAGGTCTACTACTGGAGAGACAGCAGCCAGTTGAGGTGGCTCTGGGTCAACCGAGGGTTGAAGTCTCAGACTTTTCCAAACGATGATCCTGAGCCCTCTGGAGTCCTCGCAGGGCTCATTCCCTATAGCAACTACAAGATGTACATAGCGGTGGCAAACAACCGATACGAGGGGCCACCAAGTAACACGATACCGTTCTCCACACCTGAAGGAGGTAAGGAAAGTCACCAGTTTACCAGCCTGACAACAAGAACACTTGTGTTCTCTGACCAAGCAGAAGTTAAAGTGTATTTTTAAGATGCACCTTCCCCtgctgtggttttttttttgtgcagtgCCATCTGCTCCCAGATCCTTCAGGATCCAGCAGAGACATTTGGACAGTATTTATGTTGACTGGGACCTGCCAGCAGAACCCAACGGTATCATTATGGGATATTCCCTTAAGTACCAAACAGGTAGGTCAATATTGCGCTCTCATCTACCACTGGAGATTTTCCCATCATTACTGGCTACGCTCTGAAAAAGTAAAGTAGCGCCACGCAGTCCTCCGGGAAGAAACAGCTCAACTTTAATAACAGAAATAACATAACACCTTCAGTCTATTTCACTGAAGGTGGTAAAGGCTTCCATATGACACTCGAGTTCACATCCCAGAAGCACTTGAAATACATACTCACAAACCTAAATACCACAGAGGTATTTTCTCAAGAGGGTAATAACCACTTGTGGAGGCACTCTTTGAGCGAGTAAGGAACTTAATCGCCCAGTCGCCTGCACTCCACAGACATCAAGAGTCCCCTTAATGCTGGGAAATGTCCTCTCTCCACAGTGAACGCCACAAGAGGAGAAGAGCTGCGAGTTGAGGAGTTCCCTCCAAATGTAACAAGTTTCTCAATCCGGAGATTTGACCGCTACACTCGATACAGATTCTCAGTAGCGGCACGATCCGCACTCGGGATTGGGGAATGGCATACGGAGGAGTCCCAGCATTACACCACTGAAAGTAATTTACAAGATGCATCAGTATATTTGGCAAtcataaaaaatgtttttgattttgacatgtgtatgtgtgtgtgtgcttatatatatatttagatttgtgtgtctttttttagtTTATGCTCAGGACCAGGTGGACATCACCACCCAAGGTTGGTTCATCGGGATCATGTGTGCCGTGGCCCTCATTGTCCTCATCCTACTCATAGTCTGCTTCGTCAAGAGGAGCCGAGGGGGGAAATACCCAGGTACGGCGACGATAGCTTATGTTTAGCAACGCCTGCTAACGCCTGTTTCTATTATAAAATCGTAACTTGTTTTACAGtacgggaaaaaaaagacatttctttGGAGCCAGTGGATGACATCGATCAGGAAGGATCGTTTGACTACAGGTAAGTATTATCCCAATTATAATGGCCGCTAGTGGATAAAGTTATCAACTTTTAAAATATCTGCagtgttgcttttttgttttttatacctCATGCACATCTGTTTAACACATCACACATTCACAATATGAGCAAAATGCAAAACCATTGTTCTGTAGCACTACTACTGGTCCAAATAAATACTCCACAGGGTGCCTTTAGTTTGGATTCCATTCTGTGTGATTCTGCACAGTTGAAGTTTCAACCTGGTCACAGTGTTTATCGCCTTAGATACTATAACTATACTTACATTATATTTTATGTTCTTATTCTGTTTACCTTTTCATATTAAACCTTTACTCCCACTCAatcccgaccccccccccccccccccgttccttTCCAACTGAACCACTCGAGGTCTCTTGAAAGGTACGGAAACTAAATATTGACATTATTGAACAAATTGTGTAATTTTACACGAGTTcgtatttgtatattttttttacgcTAATAAAGTTTGTATaatgaaatactgtatattaaaatTCTCCATCTCACTATGCAAATGTCGATCTCAAACGAAATGTCGTCACATTTTAGGATAGCACGCGTCTCCACTCTGCCTTACCCCCGGCGGTATGTAcctgtacattttcagcaaaATAATATATCAGATCTCGCCTGTCTTCTGGCCCCCATGCAATATATATTTCTAATATTATGTTTTTATCGATAACACTAATTTGtagggaggaggaaagggggcTTCAGAGAGGCCAGCCGTCGCTGGAGGCCATGATGAGGCGGTCGGACAGCGACGACAGCCTGGTGGACTACGGCGAAGGAGGCGAGATACAATTCAGCGAGGACGGCTCATTCATCGGACAGTACACGGGAACAAGGAGAGACATCAGGGAGTTGGACTTTGGTGGAAACCTGGAGCTTCATTCTCCAATGAACACCATCTACTCTATGGCATAATACTCCAAATTCAAACTGCCCACCTGAGCCccaggagaaggggggggggggggggggggttgtctgcaGGGTGGAACAGCCGGAGCTTGAGGTGCTGTAGTCGGGACAATAATAAAGATACATCCTTATCGATTGGATGAAAAGCATGTAAATGTTGTGTATTAGTAGATGCATGTTCGGTTATGCTTTTAGGAAACGGAGGCTGAACATCAGTGAATTGGATCCATTTATCATGTTGATAAAAGTGGTGTCAAGAACCAAAttcacttctgtttttttacagcttttacGTTCAGCTAAttgcaataataaaattaaCTGCATACTATAATGTCAATGTCTAAGGTGCAATGCGAGCGCATGAGGTGATGTTGGTGATAAGTGAAGGATAATAAAGTGTCTCCAGGGGATAGTGATTCATGTAATGTACTTTCATTTGGAGGTGAGAGAGCAACATCATTCTGGGAAATCAGCCAGGAGCCGATAAACCAGCTGTAAAATCAGGAATTCCATGTTACTCAACTGTCTTACTATTCctgtcaccatggcgatggACAGAAACCACTGAACTTGTAACAGCCTTAATCTATTTAACccctgctgctgtctgtgtaTTTTCACAGTTATGTTGTAGATGTAAATAAAGTAGAAATTGTATTTCTAGCATGTTTGAACTGACTTTGAATGTTGACTCCTGAAGAATTACAACAAAATATATACCAATTGGTACCACTAAAGCTCTACTCTACTCTCATTGGACTCTGGAACACTGTCATACAAGGTAAACCTTAGTTACATCATTGAGGCAAAGCCGCATAGAAAAGGACATCTTATCTAATAACCTTAGTTTATTGGTCGCCTGATATGATACAGAAGTTCCTGGCATCGTTGGACTTAATACCgcattcatcttttcttttttttcatccctCTTATTATGATCAAATCAGAAAAATACAGATTAACATGCACATCTTTTTGTTCGTAAATGCCGTATGCCTATATGATGAAGGGTCAGCAGAGAGGCTAAGGAAAAAATTTAAGCCATCAATAGGTCcgatataaaatatattaaatgtattgatGCTGTGTTGATCTGTCGTGCCATGGAAATAATTTTAATATAGCACATTATAAAGATCTTGTCTTATCTGCCTTAATTGCTGGACTTGTAATATGAGTGACTTTACAGGCACTAGTTTATATAACCTTGTGTCCTCTGATCAACATTAAATAGATGATAAAATAGAAGCAGATATCGACCGTCATCTTCGGCGGTAGAGATGATAGCAGGGGGAGTGCGCCGTCTTCCTCTGATGCATCCGTCACAACCCACCGACAGCCTTCATACCTTTGTCCCTTTATCGCATTTATAAAAAGGACTCCCTGGTGGGACATTCAGACTGGGAAGAGGTAAGTCAGCAGCACGCAGAAGAGTCCATTTCACAGGTGATTTAATTCTGTTAGGCATTACCATCCAATAATACGTATtataataaagtgtgtgtgtgtgtggggggggtatttgCTTATAACACATAGCAATTATTATTGTTTCAGTCACTGAGGAAGTTGCTGGGCTGGAGCAAACATGACTCGGCTAACCATTCTGGCCGGTAAGTTATTGTCTTTTGCGAGGCAAAGCAACGAAATAAGCAAATagataaatgtgtctttttttttatttatagggCTGTCCCTTTTGATGTGTCTTCAAATGGGTATGATGTCATTATTTAACGACTTCATGTGTCACTGATTTCAAATGGAAACTTATTTTTAATCATGTCTTACCTCTACGACAGTGTCCTCGACCAAACTGGTGTGCTACTTCACCAACTGGTCCCAGTATAGACCGGGCGTTGGCAAATATATGCCTGGCAATGTGGACCCCTACCTCTGCACACACCTGATCTACGCCTTTTCGCAAATTAGCTCCTCGAACGAACTGTCAATCTACGAGTGGAACGACGAGGTTCTCTACAGGTCCTTCAATGGACTCAAGGAAAAGTGAGCAGTTCTGCCTATCACATTAGTTCGGTTAGGCGTGACTGCTGAGGTGGAATCATTCTGATTTCCACAGCTTTATGGGAATcagaatctggattttcccatttacttataatggaggcttaaaagaaaatcatatcttgcattcaattcagtaaCCAAAAACCAGAGtgataaaggggtccgatatgcaccatcatccagaatgtcttctggatctgatccagaatgaggtcaggaaaacatataaaatattaacattaaaacaccatttaaaaaatcagttacaaatcaactctgattcaattttacttttcacgaTTGGTGTCTAAAGAGACAAAGAAcaacttttgatgatgatccggaccaccatgtggacggtgtaaatccaattag is a genomic window of Brachionichthys hirsutus isolate HB-005 chromosome 2, CSIRO-AGI_Bhir_v1, whole genome shotgun sequence containing:
- the nfascb gene encoding neurofascin — translated: MQRHRTVNEVKSCWSPCAIKMVPLVKPVLLLLLCHSVWTLDIPLEVRQPPTIIKQSMKEHIVDPKDTMVIECEAKGNPHPIFSWRRNGKYYNVARDPQASMRRRSGTLDIYAWNIPEQYEAEYQCIASNEYGSAYSNKIRLRLYRAPVWPREILEPVVVSIGLPLVLSCDPPPGPPKPETYWMSSCSYARPFNWPIQTAVPTMQPVRQDRRVSMGVNGDLYFSHVLFNDSFTDYCCNARFPYKNIIQQKMPVVVKVLTIRTLAEAAPTWLSPTGSTSSVEGLLGEELLLECIAAGVPTPHITWTKDGADLMVRSQMKVKHFNKMIQIPKASLDDAGEYTCAATNKIGYIEHTIAVRVKAAPFWLEKPTDLVLAPEENGRLACRSDGIPRPTVTWFINGETIEAATSQPNREVSGDSLTLRSVTALNNAVYQCNASNQYGYLLANAFVNVLHATPRILWPRNELMKVTEGSHTFLDCHYFGSPVPELRWSKYGQGNLEGSRFKTHRNGTLEIRSIRLEDEGTYLCVVSNVAGRDESQVRVEVKEPTLIVTRPKDLKVMRGEDIVFECGVKADPTSTVTTTWMKGNKQVPLGWRISLDESNLLITNVNRGDEGSYTCVIKNELEQKSASARLMVMDRPNPPTDLELSDPYERSVRLSWVPGGSNHNPITDYLVQYDDDDWLPGKWKNLSMHPGNLNSVVLHLSPFTYYQFRVIAINEIGMSRPSRPSMRFQSSGAPPDVIPKNVKGVGTWRNNMEISWEPLTYREWNGPHLKYLVWWRRRDSREEWKNATTKWLKYYIYDADTFTPYELKVQAVNDFGLGPESPVVIGYSGEDRPLTAPLNLRVSDIESTQVTVHWDSVTRNTIMGELKEYKVYYWRDSSQLRWLWVNRGLKSQTFPNDDPEPSGVLAGLIPYSNYKMYIAVANNRYEGPPSNTIPFSTPEGVPSAPRSFRIQQRHLDSIYVDWDLPAEPNGIIMGYSLKYQTVNATRGEELRVEEFPPNVTSFSIRRFDRYTRYRFSVAARSALGIGEWHTEESQHYTTEIYAQDQVDITTQGWFIGIMCAVALIVLILLIVCFVKRSRGGKYPVREKKDISLEPVDDIDQEGSFDYRSLERIARVSTLPYPRREEERGLQRGQPSLEAMMRRSDSDDSLVDYGEGGEIQFSEDGSFIGQYTGTRRDIRELDFGGNLELHSPMNTIYSMA